From Helicobacter sp. MIT 21-1697, a single genomic window includes:
- a CDS encoding beta-ketoacyl-ACP synthase III, which translates to MGKIYASLKSIASYVPPTCISNADFEKTLDTNDEWITKRTGIKTRYFALPSQQTSDLAYEAGKKAIERAGVSPKDIDAVIVATLSPDYLTMPSTACITSFKLGIENKAAFDISAACSGFVYLLSLAQSFIESGTYKHILIIGAEKISSVLDFSDRSTCVLFGDGAGACVIGSTNDENAAILGVNVSANGRYQEFLCTPRTHTTFGDIQAQEKQSFIQMKGNETFKVAVKMLVSEVKEILSTHHINPQDVSFFIPHQANLRIINAVGENLSFAPEQIVISIQKYGNTSAASIPMAMNDLYEEKKLKYGDLMLLDALGGGLTWGSALVRFGGKT; encoded by the coding sequence ATGGGCAAAATATATGCTTCACTTAAATCAATCGCTTCTTATGTCCCTCCCACCTGCATAAGCAATGCTGATTTTGAAAAAACACTTGATACAAATGATGAGTGGATTACCAAACGCACAGGCATCAAAACGCGTTACTTTGCCTTGCCTTCACAACAAACAAGCGATCTTGCTTACGAAGCAGGCAAAAAAGCAATAGAGCGCGCAGGAGTGAGTCCAAAAGATATTGACGCCGTAATTGTAGCAACTCTAAGCCCTGATTATCTTACAATGCCTAGCACTGCTTGCATTACTTCCTTTAAACTTGGCATTGAAAATAAAGCCGCCTTTGATATTAGTGCGGCGTGTAGTGGATTTGTCTATCTCCTCTCCCTTGCTCAATCTTTTATAGAATCTGGCACTTACAAGCACATTCTTATCATTGGTGCAGAAAAAATAAGTTCTGTGCTTGATTTTAGCGATAGGAGCACTTGTGTGCTTTTTGGCGATGGGGCTGGAGCGTGTGTTATAGGAAGCACAAATGATGAAAACGCAGCTATCTTGGGTGTGAATGTAAGCGCAAATGGACGATACCAAGAGTTTCTTTGTACTCCGCGTACTCATACAACCTTTGGTGATATACAAGCACAGGAAAAACAATCATTTATTCAAATGAAAGGCAACGAAACCTTTAAAGTTGCTGTGAAAATGCTTGTATCAGAAGTAAAAGAGATTCTAAGCACTCATCATATAAACCCTCAAGATGTATCATTTTTTATTCCTCATCAAGCAAATTTGCGTATTATCAATGCAGTAGGAGAGAATCTAAGCTTCGCTCCAGAACAAATCGTTATAAGCATACAAAAATATGGCAATACTTCCGCAGCATCTATCCCTATGGCTATGAATGACCTCTATGAAGAAAAAAAGCTCAAATATGGGGATTTAATGCTACTTGATGCGCTTGGTGGTGGGCTTACTTGGGGCTCTGCACTTGTGCGCTTTGGCGGCAAAACCTGA
- the plsX gene encoding phosphate acyltransferase PlsX, with amino-acid sequence MLKIAIDVMGADNGVTPIVQGVIQALKSRDFNAVIIGDEAQIAPLIPPYLQSRAQIVHCTDYIRMEESASTATKRTQSSIFKTTELLKNGEVDALVSPGHSGATMSLATLKIGRIKGVSRPAICTTMPNITDKPSIILDAGANTDCKPEYLVDFAIMGYEYAKNVIGFENPRVGLLSNGEEDNKGNELTKATFKLLKEFRFFKGNVEGRDIFNGSVDVIVCDGFSGNLVLKAAEGVASAMSSVLKKDIKSCLCSMFGALFLRGVFKRLKKKMDHSEYGGAPLLGVQKVVIISHGSANARAIECAIYQALNAIESDICSKLSYAFANKPLSTQE; translated from the coding sequence ATGCTAAAAATAGCCATTGATGTTATGGGTGCAGATAATGGGGTAACTCCTATAGTTCAAGGCGTTATACAGGCATTAAAATCACGTGATTTTAATGCTGTCATTATCGGTGATGAAGCACAAATCGCTCCTCTTATCCCCCCATATCTTCAATCACGTGCGCAAATTGTGCATTGCACAGATTATATTCGTATGGAAGAATCTGCCTCTACTGCGACAAAACGCACGCAATCTTCTATTTTCAAAACTACCGAACTTCTTAAAAATGGAGAGGTAGATGCACTTGTTTCACCCGGGCATAGTGGAGCGACAATGAGCCTTGCTACGCTTAAAATTGGACGCATTAAAGGTGTATCTCGTCCTGCAATATGCACGACTATGCCAAATATTACCGATAAACCAAGTATTATCCTTGATGCGGGTGCAAATACAGACTGCAAACCAGAATACCTTGTAGATTTTGCCATTATGGGCTATGAATATGCAAAAAATGTCATAGGATTTGAGAATCCACGCGTAGGGCTTTTATCTAATGGCGAAGAAGATAATAAAGGCAATGAACTCACCAAAGCTACTTTTAAACTTTTAAAAGAATTTAGGTTCTTTAAGGGCAATGTTGAAGGACGCGATATTTTTAATGGAAGCGTTGATGTTATTGTATGTGATGGATTCAGCGGGAATCTCGTGCTTAAAGCAGCGGAAGGGGTGGCTAGCGCTATGTCATCAGTGCTCAAAAAGGATATTAAATCCTGCCTATGCTCAATGTTTGGCGCACTTTTCTTACGCGGAGTATTTAAACGATTAAAGAAAAAAATGGATCATAGCGAATATGGTGGCGCGCCTTTGCTTGGTGTGCAAAAAGTTGTCATCATTAGTCACGGAAGTGCTAATGCACGCGCTATTGAATGTGCTATCTATCAAGCGCTCAATGCCATAGAATCTGATATTTGCTCCAAGCTCTCTTATGCTTTTGCAAATAAACCTTTGAGCACACAAGAATAA
- the rpmF gene encoding 50S ribosomal protein L32 codes for MAVPKRRVSKTRAAKRRSHYKIALAKPIKDKDGSWKMPHHINKFTGSYK; via the coding sequence ATGGCAGTTCCTAAAAGACGCGTAAGCAAAACCCGAGCGGCAAAAAGACGCTCACATTACAAAATAGCTCTTGCAAAACCTATCAAAGATAAAGATGGGAGCTGGAAAATGCCTCATCATATCAATAAATTTACAGGTAGCTACAAGTAA
- the ndk gene encoding nucleoside-diphosphate kinase, producing the protein MEQTLSIIKPDAVKKGVIGKIIDRFESNNLRICAMKKLQLSRCDAEAFYAIHKERPFFKDLVDFMISGPVVVMVLEGNNAVMKNRDLMGATNPKEAAKGTIRADFAQSIDANAVHGSDSLENAKNEIAFFFSTREMC; encoded by the coding sequence ATGGAGCAAACACTCTCAATTATTAAGCCCGATGCTGTAAAAAAAGGGGTAATCGGCAAAATTATAGACCGCTTTGAAAGCAATAATCTCCGCATTTGCGCAATGAAAAAACTTCAGCTTAGCCGTTGCGATGCAGAGGCTTTTTATGCTATTCATAAGGAACGACCATTTTTTAAAGATTTGGTTGATTTTATGATAAGCGGACCAGTGGTTGTAATGGTTCTTGAAGGCAATAATGCTGTAATGAAAAATCGTGATCTTATGGGCGCAACAAACCCAAAAGAAGCAGCAAAAGGCACAATTCGTGCAGATTTTGCTCAAAGCATTGATGCAAATGCTGTACACGGAAGCGATAGCCTTGAGAATGCAAAAAACGAAATTGCGTTTTTCTTTAGCACAAGGGAGATGTGCTAA
- a CDS encoding glycosyltransferase has protein sequence MIIAIVVDSYKDRSNGTSMTAFRFAKELIKRGHHVRVVTTNPTKQENNEQNEGEEFYFVKERYIPIVTEVSHKQHMIFGSPDTTILESALRGCDIAHFYLPFALEIAGVALCRKMKIPYISAFHLQPQHISYNMNMNFECFNAYLFRRFYKAFYRYTHHIHCPSQLMKKEIEREKYGGKKFVISNGFHMNTTQSCVKPFDDTFFHIISVGRFSKEKRQDILIKAITQSKYANNIKLHLHGVGPKEQYLRKLCDKLLINRSEFGFIDNKILLEKLKYCHLYVHTAEVESEAISCLEAISVGLVPIIADSKISATTQFALDERSLFKTNDTADLSAKIDYWIEHPKEIEQMKNEYAKSASKYALEKSIDKIIEMYEEAIADFRTNPSLFETINA, from the coding sequence ATGATTATAGCCATAGTTGTAGATAGTTATAAAGATAGAAGCAATGGCACTTCTATGACAGCCTTTCGCTTTGCAAAAGAATTAATCAAAAGAGGACATCACGTACGCGTAGTTACGACAAATCCTACAAAGCAAGAAAACAATGAGCAAAATGAGGGCGAAGAGTTTTATTTCGTCAAGGAAAGATACATTCCAATCGTTACAGAAGTCTCACATAAACAACATATGATTTTTGGCTCACCAGATACTACAATTTTAGAATCTGCGCTTAGAGGTTGTGATATTGCACATTTTTATTTGCCTTTTGCACTAGAAATTGCAGGTGTTGCTTTATGTAGAAAAATGAAGATTCCCTATATAAGTGCATTTCACCTCCAGCCTCAACACATCAGCTATAATATGAATATGAATTTTGAGTGCTTTAATGCGTATCTCTTTAGGAGATTCTATAAAGCCTTTTATCGCTACACACATCATATCCACTGCCCAAGTCAGCTTATGAAAAAAGAAATAGAGAGGGAAAAATATGGCGGGAAAAAATTTGTCATAAGCAATGGATTCCATATGAACACGACACAATCCTGTGTGAAGCCATTTGATGATACATTTTTTCATATTATTTCAGTAGGAAGATTCTCTAAAGAAAAGCGACAAGATATTTTGATAAAAGCAATTACTCAAAGCAAATATGCAAATAATATCAAATTACATCTGCACGGCGTTGGACCAAAAGAGCAATATTTACGCAAACTTTGCGATAAGCTTTTAATCAATCGCTCTGAATTTGGCTTTATTGATAATAAGATACTCCTTGAAAAGCTTAAATATTGCCACTTATATGTACATACAGCAGAAGTTGAAAGTGAGGCTATTTCTTGCCTAGAAGCTATCTCTGTCGGATTAGTGCCTATTATTGCAGATTCCAAAATAAGCGCTACGACACAATTTGCCCTTGATGAAAGAAGCTTGTTTAAGACAAATGATACAGCAGACTTAAGCGCGAAAATTGATTATTGGATAGAGCACCCTAAGGAAATAGAACAAATGAAAAATGAATACGCCAAAAGTGCGTCAAAGTATGCGCTTGAAAAAAGTATTGATAAAATCATTGAGATGTATGAGGAAGCTATCGCTGATTTTAGAACAAACCCTAGCTTATTTGAAACTATAAATGCTTAA
- a CDS encoding mannose-1-phosphate guanylyltransferase/mannose-6-phosphate isomerase — MTISILCGGSGTRLFPISRELMPKQFANLLPSKNPQTSSCSLFQETLLRNDFLRKTHQGHFQIITNDNHYFIAQEQAHKINIPLAECILESLGKNTAPALTFAALKVFESCSLAKINDDIILALPSDHLIKNTTAYEQAILQGIELAQKGFLVTFGIKPNCPHTGYGYIKAKDNKVERFIEKPSIKDAKAYIENGSYLWNSGMFCFRAEVLLQELKTHSPEVLEQCKLTFESSKGNETKDFIRLDAQRSTNLPDISIDYALMEKSQKVACVSCDFMWNDIGSFESLSEEYPTDEAKNASKNTFIQKECKNNFVISNKLVAGIGLEDLMIIDENDCLLIAKKGYSQQVKDIVATLKNTHPELTKTHKSTHRPWGTYTILLESQNYKIKQIVVKPKGRLSLQKHYHRNEHWIIVSGSAHITIGEAQKFLKANQSTYIPMGEVHRLENPGILPLVLIEVQMGEYLGEDDIVRLDDDYKRK; from the coding sequence ATGACTATCTCTATTCTCTGTGGCGGCTCTGGCACGCGTCTTTTTCCAATTTCGCGTGAGCTAATGCCCAAACAATTTGCCAACTTACTTCCATCTAAAAACCCTCAAACTTCCTCGTGCTCACTTTTCCAAGAAACACTTTTGCGCAATGATTTCTTACGCAAAACTCATCAGGGGCATTTTCAAATTATCACTAATGACAATCACTACTTTATCGCTCAAGAACAAGCCCATAAGATAAATATTCCCTTAGCAGAATGTATTTTAGAATCTCTTGGCAAAAACACTGCTCCAGCCCTTACTTTTGCAGCTCTTAAGGTTTTTGAATCTTGCTCACTTGCAAAAATAAATGATGATATAATCCTTGCACTCCCAAGCGACCACCTTATCAAAAATACCACTGCCTACGAACAAGCTATACTTCAAGGCATAGAATTAGCGCAAAAAGGATTCTTAGTAACTTTTGGGATTAAGCCAAATTGCCCACATACAGGCTATGGCTACATCAAAGCAAAGGATAATAAAGTAGAGAGATTCATTGAAAAGCCCTCCATTAAGGACGCCAAAGCTTATATAGAAAATGGCAGTTACCTATGGAATAGCGGAATGTTTTGCTTTAGGGCAGAAGTATTGTTGCAAGAGCTAAAAACACATAGCCCAGAAGTTTTAGAGCAATGTAAGCTTACTTTTGAATCCTCTAAAGGAAATGAAACAAAAGATTTTATCCGCTTAGATGCTCAAAGGAGTACAAATCTACCTGATATTAGTATAGATTACGCATTAATGGAAAAAAGCCAAAAAGTGGCGTGTGTGAGCTGTGATTTTATGTGGAATGATATAGGGAGTTTTGAATCTCTCTCTGAGGAATATCCCACAGATGAGGCAAAAAATGCAAGTAAAAATACTTTTATTCAAAAAGAATGCAAAAATAATTTTGTTATTTCAAATAAGCTTGTTGCCGGGATTGGACTAGAGGATTTGATGATTATTGATGAAAATGATTGCCTTTTGATAGCCAAAAAGGGATATTCTCAACAAGTCAAAGATATTGTAGCTACCCTCAAAAATACTCACCCCGAACTTACAAAAACTCACAAAAGTACTCATCGCCCGTGGGGGACTTACACAATTTTATTAGAATCTCAAAATTATAAAATCAAGCAAATTGTCGTTAAGCCAAAAGGTAGATTAAGCTTACAAAAGCATTATCATCGCAACGAACATTGGATTATAGTGAGCGGTTCAGCCCATATAACCATAGGCGAAGCACAAAAATTTCTCAAAGCAAATCAATCCACTTATATTCCTATGGGCGAAGTGCATAGACTTGAAAATCCCGGAATCCTACCACTTGTCCTCATTGAAGTGCAAATGGGTGAATATTTGGGTGAAGATGACATCGTGCGATTAGATGATGACTATAAGCGTAAATAA
- the serB gene encoding phosphoserine phosphatase SerB: MKLVVFDFDSTLMDGETIDILAQAHNVSEKVSQITHRAMNGELDFYEALKNRVALLKGLSVQKATQIAHNLPLMNGALHCIQALKVQGFKVVCFSGGFHIATDYFTEILGLDASFANILHHKDSILTGEVGGEMMFSDSKGIMLQRLQNLLSLTRKDTIVIGDGANDRSMFAHADVRIAFCAKEILKKEANIIIETRDLREIPKALNIPLKEQK, from the coding sequence ATGAAGCTTGTTGTTTTTGATTTTGATTCTACGCTAATGGACGGCGAAACGATTGATATACTTGCCCAAGCGCATAATGTGAGTGAAAAAGTAAGCCAAATCACGCATAGAGCGATGAATGGGGAGCTTGATTTTTATGAAGCACTCAAAAATCGTGTCGCGCTTTTAAAAGGATTAAGTGTGCAAAAAGCCACGCAAATAGCGCATAATCTGCCACTTATGAATGGTGCATTACATTGTATCCAAGCTTTGAAGGTGCAGGGTTTTAAGGTTGTATGCTTTAGCGGAGGATTCCATATTGCTACTGATTATTTTACAGAGATTTTGGGGCTTGATGCGAGCTTTGCGAATATTTTACACCATAAAGATTCTATCCTCACAGGCGAAGTAGGCGGTGAGATGATGTTTAGTGATTCTAAGGGCATAATGCTCCAACGCTTACAGAATCTCCTTAGCCTCACACGCAAAGATACCATTGTCATAGGCGATGGCGCAAATGATAGAAGTATGTTTGCCCACGCTGATGTGCGCATTGCCTTTTGTGCCAAAGAGATTCTCAAAAAAGAGGCAAATATCATTATTGAGACGCGAGATTTAAGAGAAATTCCAAAAGCCCTCAATATTCCCCTTAAGGAGCAAAAATGA
- a CDS encoding chemotaxis protein CheW translates to MSENKLKEVLERQQNKQNDDVHIEETLHIICFMIGNEEYAVPILNIKEIVKPIEYTRVPAVPDYVLGVFNLRGTVLPLINMRLKFGLSAIKQDADTRYLIINQQDEMIGFMIDKLTGAVRIPQSDIEPIPESFNENQNLLRGIGKREDRLITILRVENLLKRTF, encoded by the coding sequence ATGAGTGAAAATAAGCTAAAAGAAGTCCTTGAAAGACAACAAAACAAACAAAATGATGATGTCCATATTGAAGAAACGCTCCATATCATTTGCTTTATGATTGGCAATGAAGAATATGCTGTGCCCATTCTGAATATAAAAGAAATTGTAAAGCCCATTGAATATACGCGTGTTCCTGCAGTGCCTGATTATGTGCTTGGCGTATTTAATTTGCGTGGAACGGTCTTGCCTTTGATTAATATGCGCTTAAAATTTGGCTTATCTGCAATCAAACAAGATGCAGACACGAGGTATCTCATCATCAACCAACAAGATGAAATGATTGGCTTTATGATTGATAAACTCACAGGTGCAGTGCGTATCCCTCAAAGTGATATTGAGCCCATTCCCGAATCTTTTAATGAAAATCAAAATCTTTTGCGAGGCATTGGTAAGCGCGAGGATAGACTGATTACTATTTTGCGTGTAGAAAATCTCCTCAAACGCACTTTTTAG